In Candidatus Binataceae bacterium, a genomic segment contains:
- a CDS encoding isoprenylcysteine carboxylmethyltransferase family protein — MGTDLQPSHCMAPDRSAGESENASARATGALDETLAKLDTAAAPVEAKLVSRDLTVRLIEQVVFVTAVIGAVSLGMGITAYFAEHRYLAAYLLAYIGFRFADLLVGEDSETAPAARGLSERVINELPVLILFAAAPFERTYIWGGEGPSWLSALGLLLALVGLWLALGSRIQLHFFSSDHSGRERMVLVKTGFFRYIRHPVYAGIMLVLFAWPLVYGAPIVIILTLIIGGAIARSQILADERVLRARFGEEFEEYCRTTDALIPSIW, encoded by the coding sequence ATGGGAACCGATCTGCAACCATCTCACTGCATGGCTCCAGACCGGTCAGCTGGCGAGTCGGAAAACGCTTCTGCGCGCGCGACCGGCGCTCTCGACGAAACGCTAGCGAAGCTCGACACGGCAGCGGCGCCGGTCGAAGCGAAGTTGGTAAGCCGTGACCTCACGGTTCGGCTCATCGAGCAGGTTGTCTTCGTTACTGCGGTAATCGGCGCCGTTTCGCTTGGGATGGGGATCACTGCCTACTTCGCGGAGCATCGCTATCTTGCGGCCTACCTGCTCGCCTACATCGGCTTTAGGTTTGCCGACCTGTTAGTGGGCGAGGATTCGGAAACCGCGCCCGCAGCACGGGGGCTGAGCGAACGCGTTATAAACGAGTTGCCCGTGCTGATTCTGTTTGCAGCCGCGCCCTTTGAGCGCACCTACATTTGGGGTGGAGAAGGCCCGTCATGGCTCAGCGCACTCGGACTGCTGCTTGCGCTGGTGGGCCTGTGGCTCGCACTCGGTTCACGAATTCAACTTCACTTCTTTTCCTCCGACCACAGCGGGCGCGAGCGTATGGTCCTGGTCAAGACGGGCTTCTTTAGATACATCCGCCACCCAGTGTACGCCGGCATCATGCTGGTGCTATTCGCGTGGCCCCTGGTTTATGGCGCGCCCATCGTAATAATTCTGACCCTGATCATCGGCGGCGCTATCGCCCGCAGCCAGATCCTTGCCGACGAGAGAGTCCTGCGTGCACGATTTGGTGAGGAGTTCGAAGAATATTGCCGCACCACCGACGCGCTGATACCCAGCATCTGGTAA
- a CDS encoding class I SAM-dependent rRNA methyltransferase: protein MSETGAEASKTAYGRICLRSGRDGPVRGGNPWIFSQAIARVEPADLVAGTRVKVCDCDGDLIGVGYYNPRTVIAIRMLAWGQILPLSEILARRIDRASELRRRFVVGGTDSFRLINGDGDGLSGVVVDRYADVLVVQLLTAGADAMRQAVVDALTARFSPRAILERSQGAVRKQEGLEDRSELLAGEAVDEVIGSENGLKFVADLVRGQKTGAFLDQRENRALAQSLSAQAQVLDACCYGGGFTLAALQGGAKQVVAIDTSARALALLNRNLALNGCDAKMVESVHGEAGEFMAAASRKFDLIVLDPPPLARSRADAVRAGRLYSELNALAIKLLASGGRLLTFSCSAHFRGDDFVHAVRIGQAKARRNLRMLARLGPGRDHPVLLGHSEGEYLTGLLLADL from the coding sequence ATGAGCGAAACTGGCGCCGAGGCTTCCAAGACCGCATACGGGCGTATCTGTCTGCGCTCTGGACGCGACGGTCCGGTACGTGGCGGGAACCCATGGATCTTCTCTCAAGCAATCGCGCGCGTGGAACCGGCCGATCTGGTCGCCGGCACGCGGGTCAAGGTCTGCGATTGCGACGGCGACCTTATCGGTGTTGGCTACTACAACCCCCGCACGGTTATCGCGATCCGCATGCTGGCGTGGGGCCAGATTCTGCCACTATCCGAGATCCTCGCGCGCCGAATCGACCGAGCCAGCGAGTTGCGACGGCGCTTCGTGGTCGGCGGTACAGATTCCTTTCGCTTGATTAACGGCGACGGCGATGGCCTCTCCGGCGTGGTCGTCGATCGCTACGCCGACGTCCTGGTTGTCCAGCTTCTGACCGCGGGAGCAGATGCGATGCGCCAGGCAGTGGTTGACGCGTTGACGGCACGTTTTTCGCCCCGTGCCATCCTCGAGCGCAGTCAGGGCGCGGTGCGAAAGCAAGAAGGTCTGGAAGATCGCTCGGAGCTGCTGGCAGGCGAGGCCGTCGATGAAGTCATCGGGTCCGAGAATGGACTCAAGTTTGTCGCCGACCTTGTGCGTGGGCAGAAAACCGGCGCCTTTCTGGATCAGCGCGAGAATCGCGCCCTGGCGCAATCTCTGTCAGCCCAAGCGCAGGTGCTCGATGCCTGTTGTTATGGTGGTGGCTTTACGCTCGCTGCTCTGCAGGGCGGAGCGAAACAGGTGGTCGCGATTGATACCTCGGCTCGGGCCCTCGCGTTACTGAACCGCAACCTCGCGCTCAATGGATGCGACGCGAAAATGGTCGAGTCCGTGCACGGTGAAGCGGGCGAATTCATGGCCGCCGCGAGTCGGAAATTCGACCTGATTGTGCTCGATCCGCCGCCGCTCGCCCGCAGCCGTGCGGATGCCGTGCGGGCCGGACGTCTGTACAGCGAACTAAACGCGCTGGCAATCAAGCTGCTCGCTTCGGGTGGGCGCCTGCTGACCTTCTCTTGTTCCGCGCATTTCCGCGGCGATGACTTTGTTCACGCCGTGCGAATTGGGCAGGCGAAAGCACGGCGCAACCTTCGTATGCTGGCGCGCCTCGGGCCCGGCAGGGACCATCCGGTTCTGCTCGGTCATAGCGAGGGCGAATACTTAACCGGACTGCTCCTGGCCGACCTCTAA
- a CDS encoding TetR/AcrR family transcriptional regulator → MPRYLTARFKAETRRMRREQIEAAALQSVLKHGFPGSSLRVVAREAKVPLSILHYYFKDKDDLMHSVVARLFEDGVERLKNVRAREHDPLRRIEALLEEYVLRTTNNWRSTIAIIEYWAACVRSGTVERFYTQLHFRLRELLAEALREAGAPDADVLALALLGMMVGYATFYQTKPADPLERKQLLDFARVMVRRAVGRSRRAMRLVRRRSAKDRA, encoded by the coding sequence ATGCCCCGATATCTCACCGCCAGATTCAAAGCCGAGACGCGACGCATGCGGCGCGAGCAGATCGAAGCGGCCGCCCTGCAGAGCGTTCTTAAGCACGGCTTTCCCGGAAGTTCGTTGCGGGTGGTCGCCAGAGAGGCAAAGGTGCCTCTCTCGATTCTTCACTACTACTTCAAGGACAAAGACGATCTGATGCACTCGGTGGTCGCGCGACTCTTCGAAGACGGGGTGGAGCGGCTCAAGAACGTTCGTGCGCGCGAACACGATCCGCTGCGGCGCATCGAGGCGTTACTGGAAGAGTACGTGCTGCGCACTACCAACAACTGGCGCTCGACCATCGCGATCATCGAATACTGGGCCGCCTGCGTCCGCAGCGGCACGGTTGAGCGCTTCTACACGCAGCTTCACTTCCGGTTGCGCGAATTGCTCGCCGAAGCGTTGCGGGAAGCCGGCGCCCCCGATGCCGACGTCCTCGCCCTTGCTTTGCTGGGAATGATGGTCGGATACGCGACTTTCTACCAGACCAAGCCGGCTGATCCGCTAGAACGCAAACAACTGCTCGACTTCGCACGCGTAATGGTTCGCCGCGCGGTCGGCCGCAGCCGCCGAGCGATGCGGCTGGTTCGCCGCCGCTCTGCAAAAGACCGCGCTTGA
- a CDS encoding cytochrome P450, with translation MGALADINPFSPETIEDPRPFWDAMRMGQPVYQVPGTGYFAISRYEDALYVLTNEEIFSSKEPPGLQQPPGPEIEAILKEGYPPANTLLSNDPPSHTRFRALVNKAFSARRVAGMEPQIREIANHLVDGFISQQRVELISQFAVGLPLTVIADSLGVPRQDMGKFKKWSDDSVAPLGGMISYQRQIECARSLVEFQHYFAARLEERRLEPRDDLLTDLVNARLAGAEALNVPEMLNILQQLLVAGNETTTNLIASAMMLLVRSPEQMTALRADPSRIPNFVEEALRMESPVSALFRVTLVDTEVGGVKIQAGTRVIVIYGSANRDDAQFPDSHRLVLERDNARSHLAFGQGVHFCIGAALARLESRVAFETLLGRLHNLRFMPERNDFTHTPSFILRGLKELWLEFDAA, from the coding sequence ATGGGCGCGCTGGCAGATATCAATCCGTTCTCTCCCGAGACGATCGAAGATCCCCGCCCGTTCTGGGACGCCATGCGGATGGGGCAGCCCGTCTATCAAGTTCCGGGGACCGGGTACTTCGCGATCAGCCGCTATGAAGACGCACTCTACGTTCTCACCAACGAAGAGATCTTTTCTTCCAAGGAGCCGCCCGGCCTGCAGCAACCGCCCGGCCCCGAGATCGAAGCGATCCTGAAGGAGGGCTACCCGCCCGCGAATACCCTTCTGAGCAACGATCCGCCCTCACATACCCGCTTTCGCGCCCTGGTCAACAAGGCGTTTTCAGCGCGGCGGGTAGCTGGCATGGAGCCGCAGATACGGGAAATCGCGAACCACTTGGTCGATGGATTCATCAGCCAGCAGCGCGTGGAGCTGATTTCGCAATTCGCGGTGGGGCTGCCCCTCACCGTGATCGCGGATTCGCTCGGCGTGCCGCGCCAAGACATGGGCAAGTTCAAGAAATGGTCGGATGATTCGGTGGCGCCGCTGGGTGGGATGATTTCGTACCAACGGCAGATCGAATGCGCGCGCAGCCTGGTCGAATTTCAGCACTACTTCGCGGCCCGCCTTGAAGAACGGCGGCTTGAACCGCGCGACGATCTGCTGACCGACCTGGTCAACGCACGCCTCGCCGGGGCGGAGGCGCTCAATGTTCCCGAAATGCTGAACATCCTTCAGCAGCTGCTGGTCGCCGGCAACGAGACAACCACCAATCTGATCGCCAGCGCCATGATGCTCCTAGTGCGCAGTCCCGAGCAGATGACGGCTCTGCGCGCGGATCCCTCGCGGATACCCAACTTTGTGGAAGAAGCGCTGCGCATGGAGTCGCCGGTGAGCGCGTTGTTCCGAGTAACCCTTGTCGACACGGAGGTTGGCGGGGTCAAAATTCAGGCAGGCACTCGCGTCATCGTGATCTATGGCTCCGCCAACCGCGACGATGCGCAATTTCCGGACTCCCATCGCCTGGTTCTTGAACGCGACAACGCCCGCAGCCATCTGGCCTTTGGGCAGGGCGTGCACTTCTGCATAGGCGCTGCGCTGGCGCGCCTCGAAAGCCGCGTTGCGTTCGAGACGCTGCTCGGTCGGCTCCACAACCTCCGCTTCATGCCGGAGCGCAACGACTTCACACATACGCCGAGCTTCATCCTCCGCGGACTTAAGGAATTGTGGCTCGAGTTCGACGCGGCCTGA
- a CDS encoding HAD family hydrolase produces MRLRGVLFDLDGVLVESRAVWFEVMRAIARKFGYPEISAEQMERAWGQGIAEDVRLFYPGFTVEELEGEYGLMFRQYVQHLKVEPDGPPVLEELRANGIRVAVVTNSPSEVARAMLDRARFDPDVLVSGNDVCEPKPAPDGILAALTLLQLTAAEAMFVGDTNFDREAARRARIGFAGYRIDGDVRIESLGEVVRLVSRPPLVRGEG; encoded by the coding sequence TTGAGACTGCGTGGGGTGCTATTCGATCTGGATGGTGTTTTGGTGGAAAGCCGAGCGGTCTGGTTTGAGGTGATGCGCGCGATCGCTCGCAAGTTCGGCTATCCGGAGATCTCTGCGGAGCAGATGGAGCGCGCGTGGGGACAGGGAATCGCTGAAGATGTGCGGCTGTTCTATCCGGGATTCACGGTCGAAGAACTGGAGGGCGAGTACGGTTTGATGTTCCGACAGTATGTTCAGCATCTGAAGGTCGAGCCTGACGGTCCTCCCGTGCTTGAGGAGCTACGCGCCAACGGTATACGGGTAGCCGTCGTCACCAATAGTCCAAGTGAGGTAGCGCGCGCGATGCTCGATCGGGCGCGATTCGATCCCGATGTGCTGGTCTCCGGCAACGACGTTTGCGAACCGAAACCCGCGCCCGACGGAATTCTCGCAGCCCTGACGCTGCTTCAGCTTACCGCCGCCGAAGCGATGTTCGTCGGCGACACGAACTTTGATCGCGAAGCGGCGCGCCGCGCCAGAATCGGCTTCGCGGGCTATCGGATCGACGGCGACGTGCGCATCGAGTCGCTCGGCGAGGTTGTGAGGCTGGTTTCGCGTCCTCCGCTGGTCCGGGGTGAGGGGTGA
- a CDS encoding GH1 family beta-glucosidase: MADMTFPQGFLWGTASASYQIEGAWNEDGKGESIWDRFSHTPGKIKRGETGDVACDFYRRYKQDIAIQSELGLSAARISLSWPRIMPAGHGAVNRKGLDFYDRVVDEFLAHRIQPWITLYHWDLPQPLEDKGGWPNRDLAEYFRDYASVVVDHLGDRVKHWMIFNEPWVFTILGYLAGIHAPGRREPNEAIRATHTVNLAQGLAARALRESRGKPAMVGTAFSMAAVHAASDSDEDRGAAERWHRFSNLWFLETVMQGRYPDAYLHGTMDDRVEIKSNDLETIKAPLDFIGINLYSRAVVAHDPADHHLAAKQIRGGSEEVTDFGWEVVPEALSQMVLKVATDYPTVPMYITENGCSFGDGPGPDGTVNDQRRISFMRRYLAELNRAIRRGADVRGYFTWTLTDNFEWAEGLHGQRFGIVWCDFTTQKRIIKESGRWYTKVARSNALDFDPGESHAR; this comes from the coding sequence ATGGCTGACATGACCTTTCCACAAGGATTTCTATGGGGGACGGCGAGTGCCTCGTACCAGATCGAAGGCGCCTGGAACGAAGACGGCAAAGGAGAATCGATCTGGGACCGTTTTTCGCACACCCCCGGCAAGATCAAACGCGGTGAGACCGGCGACGTCGCTTGCGATTTCTATCGTCGCTACAAGCAGGACATCGCGATTCAGTCCGAGCTGGGACTGAGCGCCGCGCGAATCTCGCTGTCGTGGCCGCGCATAATGCCGGCCGGCCATGGCGCCGTAAACCGCAAGGGGCTTGATTTTTACGATCGGGTTGTTGATGAGTTCCTGGCTCATCGTATCCAGCCGTGGATCACCCTGTACCACTGGGATTTACCGCAACCCCTGGAAGACAAAGGGGGCTGGCCGAATCGCGACCTAGCCGAGTACTTCCGCGACTATGCTTCGGTGGTGGTCGATCACCTGGGCGATCGCGTGAAGCATTGGATGATCTTCAATGAGCCGTGGGTCTTCACGATCCTGGGCTACCTCGCCGGCATTCACGCGCCCGGACGCCGCGAGCCCAATGAGGCGATCCGTGCCACGCATACCGTGAACCTGGCGCAGGGACTGGCGGCGCGCGCGTTGCGCGAATCGCGCGGCAAACCCGCGATGGTGGGAACCGCGTTCAGCATGGCAGCGGTGCACGCCGCGTCGGACTCCGATGAGGATCGGGGTGCGGCGGAGCGATGGCACCGTTTTTCCAACTTGTGGTTTCTCGAGACCGTCATGCAGGGACGGTATCCGGACGCCTACCTGCACGGCACCATGGACGATCGAGTGGAGATCAAGTCGAACGATCTGGAAACGATCAAGGCACCGCTCGATTTCATCGGGATCAACCTCTATTCACGCGCGGTCGTCGCGCACGATCCGGCGGATCATCACCTGGCCGCGAAGCAGATTCGCGGCGGGTCAGAGGAAGTTACCGATTTCGGATGGGAGGTCGTCCCCGAGGCGCTTTCGCAGATGGTGCTTAAAGTAGCGACGGACTACCCAACGGTTCCCATGTATATCACCGAGAACGGATGCTCGTTCGGCGATGGGCCGGGCCCCGATGGCACGGTCAACGATCAACGGCGTATCAGTTTCATGCGCCGTTATCTCGCTGAATTGAACCGCGCGATTCGCCGGGGTGCGGATGTGCGAGGTTACTTCACCTGGACGCTGACCGATAACTTCGAATGGGCGGAGGGGCTGCACGGCCAACGCTTCGGTATCGTGTGGTGCGATTTCACGACGCAAAAGCGGATCATCAAGGAAAGCGGGCGATGGTATACGAAAGTCGCGCGCTCCAACGCGCTCGATTTCGATCCGGGCGAGTCGCACGCACGATAG
- a CDS encoding SDR family NAD(P)-dependent oxidoreductase has translation MELGLKGKVVMITGASKGLGRAMAQAFAAERARLSICARGAIELTAAERELGGAGAEVLAEALDATDTAATKRWVAATAERFGGVDVLINNAGGANPQPLMALDEKAWQAAFDQNFFSAVALTRFCAEEMKKRGGGAIINISSIYGREAGGPVSYNISKAALISLTKMAARELGPHKIRVNTIAPGSIIYPGGVWEMIFKQNAAFEKDFIAHEFPCGRLGRPEEVAYAALMLASPHASWITGACLPVDGAQGRSNI, from the coding sequence ATGGAGCTGGGACTTAAAGGGAAGGTCGTGATGATCACGGGCGCGAGCAAGGGGCTCGGGCGGGCGATGGCGCAGGCGTTCGCGGCGGAGCGCGCTCGACTCAGCATATGCGCACGTGGAGCCATCGAGTTAACGGCGGCAGAGAGGGAACTGGGCGGGGCAGGTGCGGAAGTACTCGCGGAGGCTCTCGATGCCACCGACACTGCAGCTACCAAACGATGGGTCGCGGCAACCGCCGAGCGCTTCGGAGGGGTAGACGTGCTCATCAACAATGCCGGCGGAGCAAACCCGCAACCACTGATGGCGCTTGACGAAAAGGCGTGGCAGGCCGCCTTTGATCAGAATTTTTTCTCGGCCGTCGCTCTGACGCGCTTTTGCGCGGAAGAAATGAAGAAGCGCGGCGGCGGCGCGATCATCAATATCAGCTCGATCTACGGGCGCGAGGCCGGAGGGCCGGTGAGCTACAACATCTCGAAGGCCGCGCTCATCTCGCTGACCAAGATGGCCGCACGCGAGCTCGGGCCGCACAAGATTAGAGTCAACACGATCGCCCCGGGCTCTATCATCTATCCCGGGGGCGTATGGGAGATGATTTTCAAGCAGAATGCGGCCTTCGAAAAAGATTTTATTGCTCATGAGTTTCCGTGCGGGCGCCTTGGCCGGCCCGAGGAAGTCGCCTATGCCGCCCTCATGCTCGCCTCGCCGCACGCCAGTTGGATAACCGGCGCCTGCTTGCCCGTCGACGGCGCCCAAGGCCGCAGCAACATCTGA
- a CDS encoding aromatic ring-hydroxylating dioxygenase subunit alpha: protein MGVAQTIPRRPDNWLTYQRLLDSDTRPVPSVLRRENPLKLPPSEIAVERYTSREWFDLEVERVWKRVWQMAAREEDLPNVGDNLVYDIAGMSFLVVRVAPDQFKAFYNACLHRGRMLRETGSTRAAEFRCPFHGFAWNIDGTLRHIPCQWDFPHINPSAWSLPEAKVGTWGGFVFLNPDLNAPPLADFLGNELSDQFKRWPLELRYKQAHVAKILRCNWKVAQEAFMEAFHVVATHPQLLAGIGDANSQYDAWGNFSRAITANGTPSPHLSWKPSEQEMFDSMTDRRLDEPPLAEIGGELSARIASAAGAREMLRPALGAAAQNLSDAELVDSFYYTVFPNFHPWGAYNRIVYRFRPNGVNIDESIMECMYLAPHPPGEKPPASPIHRLGADDDWTEAPELGFLARVFNQDTFNLARVQLGLKTMKKKTVTLANYQETKIRHFHYLLDQWLAR, encoded by the coding sequence ATGGGTGTTGCCCAAACTATTCCCAGACGACCGGACAATTGGCTGACCTACCAGCGCCTGCTCGATAGCGATACCCGTCCGGTGCCCAGCGTCTTGCGGCGCGAGAACCCGCTTAAACTGCCTCCTTCGGAAATCGCGGTTGAGCGTTACACCTCGCGCGAATGGTTCGATCTGGAGGTCGAGCGGGTGTGGAAGCGAGTTTGGCAGATGGCGGCTCGCGAAGAAGACCTTCCCAATGTCGGCGACAACCTCGTCTACGACATCGCCGGGATGTCGTTTTTAGTCGTGCGGGTGGCGCCAGACCAGTTCAAGGCCTTCTACAACGCGTGTCTGCATCGCGGGCGCATGCTGCGCGAAACCGGCAGCACCCGCGCCGCCGAGTTTCGCTGTCCGTTTCACGGGTTTGCCTGGAATATTGACGGCACTCTCAGGCACATTCCCTGCCAGTGGGACTTCCCGCATATCAACCCTTCGGCGTGGTCGCTGCCGGAGGCGAAGGTCGGCACCTGGGGCGGCTTTGTATTTCTCAATCCCGATTTGAACGCCCCGCCCCTCGCCGATTTCCTGGGCAACGAGTTGAGCGATCAATTCAAGCGCTGGCCGTTGGAGCTCCGCTACAAACAGGCGCACGTCGCGAAGATTCTGCGGTGCAACTGGAAGGTCGCCCAGGAAGCATTCATGGAGGCCTTCCACGTGGTCGCGACCCATCCGCAACTGCTCGCGGGAATCGGTGATGCGAATTCGCAGTACGACGCGTGGGGCAATTTCTCGCGAGCGATCACCGCCAACGGAACTCCAAGCCCGCATCTGTCGTGGAAACCGAGCGAGCAGGAGATGTTCGATTCGATGACCGACCGGCGCCTCGATGAACCCCCGCTGGCCGAAATCGGCGGAGAGCTTAGCGCGCGCATCGCCTCTGCCGCGGGCGCGCGCGAGATGCTGCGCCCCGCGCTCGGCGCCGCTGCGCAAAATCTGTCCGACGCCGAACTGGTAGACAGCTTCTACTACACGGTCTTTCCGAATTTCCATCCGTGGGGCGCGTACAATCGGATCGTCTATCGCTTTCGGCCCAATGGAGTGAACATCGACGAATCGATCATGGAATGTATGTACCTGGCGCCCCACCCGCCGGGCGAAAAGCCCCCCGCCTCCCCGATTCATCGGCTTGGCGCCGACGACGATTGGACCGAGGCGCCGGAACTCGGTTTCCTGGCCCGGGTGTTCAACCAGGACACCTTCAACCTCGCCAGGGTGCAGCTCGGGCTTAAAACGATGAAGAAGAAGACCGTGACCCTGGCGAACTACCAGGAGACCAAGATTCGTCATTTTCATTATCTGCTCGATCAGTGGCTGGCGCGCTGA
- the trxB gene encoding thioredoxin-disulfide reductase, translating into MADDANKVVILGSGPAGLTAALYTARANLAPLVIEGTSPGGQLTITTDVENYPGFEKGIQGPEMMEVFRRQAERFGTRFMSGEVSETRLDRRPFEIIVDGAAIRAQSVIISTGASAKLLNLESEKRLMGYGVSACATCDGAFFKNKEVVVVGGGDTAMEEATFLTRFCTRVTIVHRRDTLRASKIMQDRAIKNPKIAFVWDSIVDEIHGEAKDGVHGVRLKNVKTGATSEFKADGVFMAIGHQPNTSVFKGKLEMDDLGYLKVHPGSTYTNIEGVFAAGDVADRVYRQAVTAAGTGCMAAIDAERWLETQPAG; encoded by the coding sequence ATGGCAGACGACGCAAACAAGGTTGTAATTCTCGGCTCGGGGCCGGCGGGACTGACCGCGGCCCTCTACACCGCACGCGCGAACCTCGCACCTTTGGTCATCGAAGGGACGTCGCCCGGCGGCCAACTTACCATCACTACCGACGTAGAAAATTACCCGGGCTTCGAAAAGGGCATTCAAGGGCCGGAGATGATGGAGGTATTTCGGCGCCAGGCAGAGCGTTTCGGCACCCGGTTCATGAGCGGAGAAGTGAGCGAGACGCGCTTGGACCGACGCCCCTTCGAAATCATAGTCGACGGGGCAGCGATTAGGGCGCAGTCAGTGATCATTTCGACCGGGGCTTCGGCCAAGCTGCTCAACCTCGAGTCGGAAAAGCGCCTGATGGGCTACGGCGTCAGCGCGTGCGCAACCTGCGACGGCGCGTTTTTTAAAAACAAGGAAGTCGTGGTGGTGGGGGGCGGCGATACGGCCATGGAAGAAGCGACGTTTCTCACGCGTTTCTGCACCCGGGTGACGATCGTCCATCGCCGCGACACCCTGCGCGCATCGAAGATCATGCAGGATCGCGCCATCAAGAATCCCAAGATCGCGTTCGTCTGGGATTCGATCGTGGACGAGATTCACGGCGAGGCAAAAGATGGCGTCCACGGCGTGCGGCTCAAGAATGTCAAGACCGGCGCGACCTCCGAGTTCAAGGCCGACGGCGTGTTCATGGCAATCGGTCATCAGCCCAATACGAGTGTCTTCAAGGGCAAGCTCGAGATGGATGATCTCGGCTATCTCAAGGTGCATCCCGGTTCTACCTACACCAACATCGAGGGCGTATTTGCCGCCGGCGACGTGGCAGATCGCGTCTATCGGCAGGCGGTCACGGCCGCCGGCACCGGATGCATGGCCGCGATCGACGCCGAGCGCTGGCTGGAAACCCAACCCGCCGGCTGA
- the moaC gene encoding cyclic pyranopterin monophosphate synthase MoaC → MGVKKTVSSKAAPRLTHLDSHGRIRMVDIGEKPVTRRTAIARGRITMARATLAAILGGKLKKGEALSAARLAGIMAAKRTHELIPLCHQLPLEVVAIDFLPDRKRSTLEIEARAATEARTGVEMEALVAVSTAALVIYDMAKAIDRAMEIGPIRLVSKQGGRSGEFIRPGESAWPAR, encoded by the coding sequence ATGGGCGTGAAGAAAACCGTATCCAGCAAAGCTGCGCCGCGGCTGACACATTTGGATTCGCACGGACGCATCCGGATGGTCGACATCGGCGAAAAGCCTGTCACCCGCCGCACAGCGATCGCACGCGGGAGGATAACCATGGCACGCGCGACGCTCGCCGCGATCCTCGGTGGCAAGTTGAAGAAGGGCGAGGCGCTTTCCGCCGCGCGTCTGGCGGGAATAATGGCAGCCAAGCGAACCCATGAATTGATTCCGTTGTGCCATCAGCTTCCGCTCGAAGTGGTAGCGATCGACTTCCTGCCCGATCGAAAACGATCCACCCTGGAAATCGAGGCCCGAGCTGCTACCGAAGCTCGCACCGGCGTGGAGATGGAAGCGCTGGTCGCGGTCAGCACGGCGGCGCTGGTCATCTACGACATGGCGAAAGCCATCGATCGAGCGATGGAGATCGGCCCGATTCGTCTGGTTTCTAAGCAGGGTGGGCGGAGCGGGGAGTTTATCCGACCCGGCGAATCGGCCTGGCCCGCGCGATGA
- a CDS encoding ribonuclease H → MKVPPGFDFLVYADGSCIGNPGPGGWGVIVVRPDGSESEHHGANPATTNNQMEITAAVEGLRQTAPASRVLLRSDSQYVIKTMTLNWKRRKNHELWAALDAEAARREVTFQWVKGHDSDPLNARADRLANLGSRGVTA, encoded by the coding sequence ATGAAAGTACCGCCAGGGTTTGATTTTCTGGTCTACGCTGACGGCTCATGTATCGGTAACCCCGGGCCCGGCGGGTGGGGCGTCATAGTAGTGCGGCCGGACGGCTCGGAGAGCGAACATCACGGCGCCAATCCCGCCACGACCAACAACCAGATGGAAATCACGGCAGCCGTGGAGGGGCTGCGCCAAACCGCTCCGGCCAGTCGGGTCCTGCTCCGCAGCGACAGCCAATATGTTATCAAGACCATGACGCTCAATTGGAAGCGGCGAAAGAACCATGAGCTGTGGGCGGCGCTTGACGCGGAGGCGGCACGGCGCGAGGTCACTTTCCAGTGGGTCAAGGGCCATGACTCGGACCCGCTCAATGCGCGCGCGGATCGGCTGGCAAACCTCGGGTCGCGCGGAGTCACGGCTTGA